From the Salminus brasiliensis chromosome 15, fSalBra1.hap2, whole genome shotgun sequence genome, the window TAGAATACTGGTGGTCCTGGTGGGTCACAGTGGTGTAGTGGTCTCCTAATGGTTCTGGTGGTTCTGTAGAGTCTACAGTGCACTTGTACAGTAGAACACCCCAGACCTCCCTCAGCACCTTCTCTGGTTAATGGTGATTAGATTACTgctcctttttttattatttatattattattattattttatttattcataattgcTCTTTGGAGCAATAACTAGGACCTTGAGATGACAAGAACGTCTCCTGGAATCCTTACCTGGATGTTCAGGTCTTCTCTGCAGCCAAAGGATCCATTAGACCCTTGATGACCCCCATTGGAAACCCATCCCCAGTGTCTAGAATCAGTCCCAGCTCACCTGCTACACCCTTAAATGGCCAAGTTGTTGAGTTTGAGCATTTTCGATAGATTTGTAGATCTAGATCGTTTACCCTACTTGAAAAAAGACCATTAGAACCATTAGGATCCTGTTGGAAAACCATGAGACGTATCTAGAGTCATAGCTCACTTGCAAAAGTCTTAATATCCTTTACTTTATAAAATCCACCCATCTGGAAATACAAAAATACCACCACGGACCACCATCATGAAGGGCTTCTGTAGGCCCCTGGTAGAAATTACTGAAAGCCTGATTGTAGAAGCAGTGGGATCCTAATTTTCTTTGCTAGCATCATAGCTACACTCAGTAGATCTAGATCCTGCTCATCTATAATGTTCCTGAGACCAGTCCTGTGGTCCACCTGTTGTCTGGTTCAGCTCCAGAAGGTCCAGATGAAGCAGGTGGACTACAGGGCTGGGCTTGGTGAAGAAGGGTTCTTATTGCATCATGGCTCGAGTTTCTCACGATTTCTCTATTCTTCTTTCTCACAGGCCAAGAGTTTTGCTTACCTGCGGGCCTCCGTTTCTTCTGCAGGTGTGATGAGCAAAGGTGTGATGGCCTGGGAGCCCATACCCTACGGAGAAGGTCAGACCATGGGCTCGGGATACAGCTACAACCCCACCCAAAGAATGCTAACAGTGAAGCATGAGGGATCCTACTTCCTCTACGTCCAGCTCAACCTGTCCTGCATCTTTCAGTGCTCCAACGAGGTGCTGACCATCACGTTCGAGGATCATAACAGGGTTGAACAGCTCTCCTGCACCATGGAGCTGCTCGGGAACCAAACAGCGGTCAAGAAGTGCTGGACTGTGATCCCACACCTGGAGAAGAACAGTAGACTCCTGGCTAAGATCCATTCAAACAAGGAGCTCAAGAACCGGAGACTGGAGGTCAACAGTTCTGGTTTCGGGATGTTCCTCGTGGACGGGCCAGAGGCGGACTGAACATTTGTTAACACATGTTAGCGCATGCTATGGGTACTGTACACCTGCCGCTTAAGGGCAACCTCATCGGATCTGGATTCTTCTGTTTCGTAcagttgaagaaaaaaacaaaagacctCGAGGGTCCTGAACCCTCTGCACTTTGATCTACTCAGGAAGGACTCTCAGGAAGCACTATTTATGCCATGTTTTTATACTCGTATCTACTATTTATGATGACgttttgtacatatatttttgGGTTTTCTAGATATTTATGAACTGTGTAAGTTATGTGTGAAGTTTAGTCAGACCTACATGTGCAAGCCATTTACTGCAAGACAGTGGAAAGGTGTTTACTGTTAGACAGTAGCTGAAAAGTAGACGTCACTACAGATTAGCCGCGCCAGTGGCTGCGTCTGGATTAGCGGTTAGCCTTGGGAACCGGGGGCTAACGACGGACATGAAACTTGAAGCGGGTTCCCGTATTCACAGAGTGCCTCGGGATGGGATTTGGTTATAGGACCTGGCTGCCTCTCGGGGAGGGGGCTGAATATTCAGCGTTGTTGTAATTCAGTCATGCAGCCAATAAAATTACTGTACAATATCTGGAGAGTTCACGTGTGTATTTGCCTCTTGCAGAGTCCTGGGCTTTGTCGACCTCTTCACAGTGGAAGTAATTGGCCTATTCTACTAATTATTGCTCACCTTAAAGACCTTAAAGACCCTGGTACGGttctacactgatcagccataacattagcaccatctGCCTAATAGGCAAGAAATAGTCTTGACTGCCTATGGCATCATGCatgcatttagctgatgctcttatctagAGAGGTACCCATATTACAGAGGCGGACCAGCATAGTCATGCAAACTAcgggggaatcgaaccccagtctcacaTAGCCCCCCCTATAGTTACCCAGCCAAACCTCCATTACCATCAATGAGCCTTGTGAACCAATGAGCCAATGTCTCTGGtacaccagttgtccttccttggagcacttttggtaggtaatgaccactgcatatcaagagagaacaccccacaagacctgaatGATGATGTTCTGGTGGTCtgagttctgacccagtcattgtctagaacctcacagtctggtgtctcagattcttaggaTTGTCCATTTTTTAACTCCCACACctccaagaactgaccgttcactcactgcctaatgtgtagatccacccctggacagatggagccactgtagatgaagataatcaaggTATTTCACTTTActaatggtactaatgttatggctgattggagtTGTTGGTTCTGCAGAGATATCATTACTTTTAAAATTTAAAACCGAACTTTAATACATTAGATGTCCCTGTCGATGGGACAGAGACTATGATGGACCACTGAAAGAGGTCAGTGGAGAATTTCCGTTGCGCACAGGCCCATGGTGGAGTCTTCATTTTAAAAGTAGAACGTGGTTCTAGCTCTGGACATTAATGAGCACTTTATCCAAAAAACAGAGCGAGAGCAAAAGAAGTGGTTTACTGTACCAGACTGAGGGCCAGGAGCCTACGGATCTAATTTAgtttgaagaaaaaacaaaaaaaacatttgttaaaagtattgggacacctgctcattcattgcttcttctgaaatcatgagtattaaaaagagctgatcctgcttttgttgaagtaactgtctctaccagggaagaaggttttcttctTTACTGTtacgatttgattgcattcagcaacaagagcgttagtgaggtcaggatgttgaatgatgattaccaccccacctcatcatccccatctcatcccaaaagtactggatggagctcctccaccatcattccagagaacacagttcttccactgctccacagctcctcaatgctggggggctttatacccctctagcccacgcctggcattaggcagcatggagccgatagggtcatgatgttgatctgctccagagagtcctattctattggcagtacttcttctctacagggactagacaagctgtgtatgtgtgtgcctttaaagtagctgaatgtgttcattagaaggcatgtttacaaacatttggacacaaataTGGAACAGTGGCTCTTAGGAGGTCCTTGAGCTCTTCTCCTGCTGGACAGTTATCTAGCGAGAGATCCTGTTCAGGGAAACCCTAGAGATTAAGGATCAGACACAAGATCAAACCTAAGTGCAATTTAAGACCTTTTCCCATCTTCAGTTATTGTTCTTGAAGACCAACATTTATACAGTCAACTTTGTTCCTCCAATTTTGCTGGTTTTCACTTGTTGGCCTCATCTGAAACTGCAAATCTTCAAAATCTTGTAAAATCCTTTGAAATTTAGTCGAAATATCTCACATTTCTTCAATTCTGAGATTTTTGCAGAAATATgaactaatattaataactttTCACCCTCTTTTAACTCATTTTTCACTTGTTTTAAGTGATTTTAGCTGTTAAAAGTGTTTGATTCTATTAGCCGATAAACAACAGATAGTTCAGCTTTGGTCCAGAAATAATATTTTAActatctgccaatagaataagacgaTTCGATTATTTCAAACAAGCTAAAATAAGTTCATAATGACATTTCCAGTCAATAAAAGGAATTATATCACCACTATGAGACACTATGAGACACTTCCAGTGGgtaaaatgacttaaaacaagtcaaaataagAAAGTAATAAGTTGAATAATCATTTAATATTCTTACAGCAGATATTCTGACTAGATCTCAGTGGACTTGGTGATCTACAACATCATTTGTTGCAGTGTAGCAACATTTCCTGATTTCCCAAATTTAAGACCTTTTCACATCTTCGTTATTGTTCTTGAAAACCAAAAGCTGTCTAGACGACCAGGGGACATTTGTTCCACCACCCTGGCTTCAGGTCTTCCATAGGTTTTGAAGGACGCTGGGTCAAACCAAGCTAccaagctgtacttgaagctcgacaGGTTCTAGGTTCATTTTAAGTTTGGTCAGTTTTTTGGGGTTTGTAGGAATCATCAGAGTTTCACCCAGATGTTTGTTGAGTCCTTCATCATCTCAAGGCAACTGCCTTCTGACTGGTCTTCCTCTTACCCATCCTTGGGAACTTGGGAGCTGGTCCAGAACACTGTGGCACAACTTGTCTTGGCTAaagtttagccatgtcactcctccAGATGTGGCACATTTTAGGTCCAGGAAGTCTGGGGaggattgccaatagaatagcactctggagcagatcaacatcatgaccctattggcaccatgctgcctaataatgccaggcgtgggatggtggaggggtataaagccccccagcattgaggagctgtggaacagtggaagaagaactgtgttctctggaatgatggtggtggagctccatccagtactattgGGGTGATCTCCATTAAAGCTTTGTCTGAGTAAACAAGGCGAGTCCTTGAGAGTGGATCAGGGTGCACCTGGCCCTCCAGATGatggaaaagaaaacagaagcTCTGAGGTCCAGTTCTGACACTCGCATGTCTGTTGTAAGCGATGGTGGACGGGGGTCAGCATGGGCACACTGACTGTTCTACGGTAAGGCAGCACTATACACAACAGGGAGTGCAACACTGTGAGTGGAGACTTGTCCTTCCTCCTGTAACGGTCAACAAACATCTAGGACAGCCTTCATCATCCTCATGCACTGAGGAGCCTTGGGTGTCCAACACCGTGTTGCTGGTGGGTGGGTCGTCCCTCCTTGGATAGGTACTCCCCCTGCTGTCCGGGAGCCATTTGGAAATGCTCCAATCCGGTCATCTGGAAATAACCCAAAGGCCTGACGCTCTGCAAAGTGGTTCAGATCTTGGCGCTGCCTGTTTCTCCACTAAGCCAATTATGAGAACTGCTCGTCGAGTTGTCGCCCACCTCATTATGAGATATTCATCATTATACGCCTCATCTttgagtggtcataatgttttgtttACATTGATAACAACAGCGCTGAGCTTGGCAGCAACAGCAGAGCGTAGACGGGTCAGCACTGAGCTTTCTCATGATTCCTAACCTGTGTTTTCCATCTTCCTACCACTGGAGCGTCAAACTGAGACAGACGTAAGGGCTCGGGCCTGCCGGACAGTGATGTGCGTCCTGAACAGGAAAGCTGCGTTAACGGAAGCCGGAAGGTTCCATGAGTACGGGGGAAAGTTCTCTCCTCACCAAACTTCTCCTCACCATTCACACATACGTCACTTACCGTCACCAACCCAGCTCGTGGGTTTCACTCCTTCTTGCTAAGCTCTGAAAGCAGCAGCACAaatacatacacccacacacacaaacaaacacacacacctcaatatagcctatatatatatatatatatatatatatatatatatatatatatacatttatacagtcaactttgtatatatatatatatgtatatatatgtacacacacatttatacaatCCAATTTGTGTCTCCAATTTTGTTGGTTTACACTTGTTGGCCTCATCTGAAACTGCAAATCTTCAAGATCTTGTGAAATCCTTCGAAATTAGCCAAAATATCTCACTTTTCTTCAATTCTGAGATTTTTGCAGAAATATgaactaatattaataactttTCACCCTCTTTTAACTCATTTTTCACTTGTTTTAAGTAAATTTTAGCTGTTAAAAGTGTTTGATTCTATCAGCCGATAAACAACAGATAGTTTAGCTTTGGTCCAGAAATAATATTTTAActatctgccaatagaatatgacacTTTCCGGAGATTCGATTATTTCAAACAAGCTAAAATAAGTTCATAAAGACATTTCCAGTCAATAAAAGGAATTATAACACACAAAATATGCCACTATGAGACACTATGAGACACTTCCAGTGGgtaaaatgacttaaaacatgacttaaacaagtcaaaatAAGAAAGTAATAAGTTGAATAATCATTTAATATTCTTACAGCAGATATTCTGACTAGATCTCAGTGGACTTGGTGATCTACAACATAAATTTTTGCAacatttcctgatgaatggaccaatagaaaagttCCGAAATGACCTCTCCGGAGCGAAACCTTCCTACATGGACGTCCACTGAAGGTTAAGAAGGTCTGGACTCTGTTCTCAGAGTCTCCTCGCGCTGCAGACAAATAGGTCATGAACCAAAGAACTGGGACAGTCTTGGGAAACCGAAAGAATGACAAACGGgccgagagaaagagagaaaatgagggcGTTCAACACTCCCACTCAGCCACACTCTCCATATCTAGGAGATGCTGCTCGAGATATGAACACAGTTGAGTCAGTGAATGCGGAATGACTTCGCTTCCCATTACTGGCTTTCCGATTTCCACAGCgacctgcagacacacagacaggaaATTCAGTGATGGAAGATAATGCATTGCTTCACAGCTGCACTCATAAATACCACTGCTGCCGCACAAACCTGGTAACTCCGTATGTAGTTTTTCGGTTTTTCAGCTAATTTCAATTTTGGGCTGATCGTCTTTACATTTTCTAGAAATGTCAttaggaatggaccaatagaaatgctcgaaagtgactgtaaatctgtttttGACAAGGTTTTgtgtacatatacatttatatgcagacaaaagtatttggacactttacACCTACAGATGCTTTTATGGCATCttattctaaatccatagacagcggtgtctcctattacatacagaaccacgctggagttcttCACGTTCTTTCAGTGATTAAAAagggtgtcccaaaacttttgtacatatacatatatactgtacatatacacacaaatgtTTTAGTCCCTCTTTGAGTGTAAatctgctgatctgctcagtaaaacactgatattagaataatcactaataataatagcacTCCTACAGacagtggtggaggttctccatcactgtgttaatcagtagaacatctccaaagttctcctctctcatggagtctagtattatttagagttctcctcagatcaacacctggtttggtggtaaatcagggcttaatgatggtaaatcaggtgagctgctgctgctgctgctgatggagttgaacacattcTCCAccctgtgctggctggactggggggcgtccaggagaaacctggaggaaccgagctctgttcttcagactagctcaccgacaagatctcactactttctttcttcagaatgagaagctcttgtttctcctttttactggattgaTGTAGAACTTGTAGACGTACTATTAAAGCACTTATTAAAGCACCGTTAAAGGCCTCCACCATTCTTCAGAAATCTCAGGAGGCAACAAACAAGAGGAAAACTCACACTGTCCATCATTTTCACGCATTAAAAGTATTGTAATATATTACTAACCATGCAGGTCTTCAGGGAACCTCTCAGAGGCCTCCTCCAGGCCTTCCCATTAAAGGTCCAGAAGGAAGGCAGCAGTCCCAATCCCTGTTGGCTGGAGCAGAGTGATTTATTATGTTGGTCTCGGCGTCTTAAACAGACGGCAGTCGGCCTTTTTTCTCGGTAAGCTCCTCCCCTGCGCCATCGCTGGATCTACTTGTGCAGCTTGTCAATGTGCCAAATAACGCAGATGTATTTCAGCAGTTTCAAACTATCTCTCCAGTCCCAAATGAACCATCTCAGAACTGGGGTGTGGTGGCCTGGGTtcttgggggaaaaaatgatGGTACAGTGATTGGAAACCAGTGAGCTTCCCATAATAAAAGCAAAACAAGCTGGCAGGTTCAAAACACCACTGCTATCGTAAACAAGGACAGCCTTTCCTCTGATACACAAATCTGATTCGACTGGAAATATATGACTATATATacgtatacatatatatatatattcttacaTGTTGAAAAATACATGGGACATATGTGCCATCTTATTTGAAATTGGTCACTTTCAAAATCCAAATCAGCAGATCAGCAAAATCCAAATCAGCAGATTTACAAGAGGAGGAAAACCCCTTAACCcttaattttcaatggaagtcaatgtagaaagatttttttggaagtcattttggagcatttctattagtccgttcatcatgaaattctgatacagtataaagaagaactgccagattcacattataaaGAAAAGTGAAATATGATACAGCAATAATACATATCCTACATACTATCCCACAACATATGCATTACAACTGAAATGCACTATTTACCATGTTCACAaatacatttgcacatatatGTAATCACCTAACAAtcaaatatatgtttttattcatatattatgCAATAATTACagcatatatattttaaaatatcccCTAAATCGAAATAGATATACCTGAAGCTCACTGAAGCTCCAAACCTGAAGTCATAATTCATTCATGATTGCTAAtaaattgctaaaaaaaaaagaaaagtggcTGATGATAGTCTTAATATCTTCATAATTCAGGGCTTTAAGGCGGAATATTAAGAGATGTCAAACCCACAGTATACAAAAACACATCCGCTTCAAAACTGCCATCTGCTTTTCCTTCCTCTTTGGATTACTGGTATCCCCGACATGCCTAGTATGACTTTTTCATTTTGTACaattgtgaatgtgtgtagataaaagaaaaatatacaattataataaataaaaaagaaatacattttatatataatgtagAGTCTCACCGCTAAAACCTTCCACATGTGGACTTTACCAGAGTTCACCAACCCAGCACTATCCTGGAGATCCACATTCCTGAAGACCTCAACCCTAATCGGCCCCACCTGCTCATCAtattactgccttcagaactTCTCGATTGGCTGAATTAAGCGTATAAATTTGAGTTGGCGGTGATACCTGCAGCTAGGTAGTCTGCCATGACAGAAAGGGGGGTTGGAGACCCCTTGTGGTTGAAGGGTTGGAGATACCGTTTGAAAGTTGTAAAGTCTTGAAGTTTGCTTTTGTGAACTTTCCTTAGTAAAACtccttcattaaaacatctgaaCAGCATTGGAGAAATAACCAATAGCTGGTTGGCTTCACCAAAACCTTCTCCAAAGCTGAGGGTCAGGGAGGCTGTACTGGACACGTCTAGCGGTTGGTTTTGTTTACCAGTCAGCTAAACTACTGCAGTGTAGC encodes:
- the LOC140535706 gene encoding uncharacterized protein translates to MSSTDVESLESRVARSRRMDMCLVGSVVVLFALVLSGFAAAALFAWNLNAGAESVHRSPQAIVSQQGSDDSPYKAKSFAYLRASVSSAGVMSKGVMAWEPIPYGEGQTMGSGYSYNPTQRMLTVKHEGSYFLYVQLNLSCIFQCSNEVLTITFEDHNRVEQLSCTMELLGNQTAVKKCWTVIPHLEKNSRLLAKIHSNKELKNRRLEVNSSGFGMFLVDGPEAD